The following are encoded together in the Parabacteroides chongii genome:
- a CDS encoding glycosyl hydrolase-related protein: protein MRKKLLTVLSLLLAYSAVAQIEGDVYTCDDESYRLLKDLSDSQLNRGDIFVFTTTHQDLAWLNNLDACIADRDTLWLTPFLKRLAEEPDFRMDIEQTSILREYIHRHPETKPLFSKYMNEGRICVGGTYIQPYEEMYSGESLARQFYLGTRWLKKNFDGYNSLSYFNVDVPGRTLQMPQIMKKAGIDNLVISRHERGLFYWEAPDGSKVRSYTPGHYIYFYNVLAKEDTAAMKEMAKESVLWYTKYNDVKKARTVMPAMLNYELSWDRKPVENCPVFMEKWNNIRYIRNEQTGKKTKVKLPQFKYATADEFFHTLDHSTSALPVVKGERPNVWLYIHGPSHEQALTASRKGDRLLPSAEKMSSFLALASGSFDRYPSDLLNEAWEAKIYPDHGWGGNGGIMTDNTFQRKYEFALGVAEKVIDAQASTLASGVKTESAKGRAVVLFNNLSFVRTAPVSIDVRFEEGYARQLAVKDYQGTAVPSQLTGAVYYPDGSIEKARVHFVAEKVPSMGLKTYYLNASDALADISRPAASVIENKYYRVELVNGGIKQITDKESGRQLLNTGKFLGGEVITMHSYGNGAGEFDAVQQPDMEGFDKTSAHPSAWTIVEEGPVFSAYKLRTPIRNAVIEQVIRVYHQTKKIDMDVALLNWDGVMFREYRQMWPLAFKQSVVSYEVPYGALTVGQDEMPGAAGERYYVENKKQRPRGIGNWLSATDGEWAVTLSSSVAVADYVDPTDNPVDYTVLQPILLASRKSCHPLGNDFFQPGDHFYHFSLTSHPAGGRTREKFGLSANEPLVAVYNPIAYSNAAIPEQYSFVSIDNPNVIITAVKKCEDDNSLIIRLYNCTDKEEKVILDLAASPKQIIRTNLIEEEDVPVDGIVLGKYAIETYKIIL from the coding sequence ATGAGAAAGAAATTGCTAACCGTATTGAGTCTGCTGCTTGCTTATTCGGCAGTAGCCCAAATAGAAGGAGATGTGTACACTTGTGATGACGAATCTTATCGTTTATTGAAAGATTTATCGGATTCACAATTAAACAGAGGGGATATTTTTGTTTTTACAACAACCCATCAGGATTTGGCGTGGCTGAATAACCTGGATGCCTGTATAGCGGACCGTGATACCTTGTGGCTGACTCCTTTCCTGAAACGTCTGGCGGAAGAACCTGATTTTCGTATGGATATCGAACAAACCTCCATTCTGCGTGAATATATACACCGCCATCCGGAAACAAAGCCGCTTTTCAGTAAGTATATGAATGAAGGTAGGATCTGTGTCGGGGGGACTTATATACAACCTTATGAAGAGATGTACTCGGGCGAATCGCTGGCGCGTCAGTTCTATTTGGGGACCCGGTGGCTGAAAAAGAATTTTGACGGATATAACTCATTGTCTTATTTCAATGTGGATGTGCCTGGCCGTACTTTGCAGATGCCGCAGATCATGAAAAAGGCAGGTATAGATAATCTGGTGATCAGCCGGCATGAGCGCGGATTGTTCTATTGGGAGGCTCCTGACGGTTCGAAGGTACGTTCTTATACGCCGGGGCATTATATCTATTTTTACAATGTGCTGGCAAAAGAGGATACGGCTGCCATGAAAGAAATGGCTAAGGAATCGGTTTTGTGGTATACTAAATACAACGATGTGAAAAAGGCCCGTACCGTAATGCCTGCCATGTTGAACTATGAATTGTCGTGGGATCGGAAACCGGTGGAAAATTGTCCTGTCTTTATGGAAAAATGGAATAATATCCGGTATATCCGGAATGAACAGACCGGAAAAAAGACTAAAGTGAAACTTCCCCAATTCAAATATGCAACGGCGGATGAATTTTTTCATACCCTGGACCATTCTACATCGGCTTTACCGGTTGTCAAGGGAGAGCGTCCGAATGTGTGGCTCTATATTCACGGACCTTCCCATGAGCAGGCATTGACTGCCAGCCGGAAAGGCGACCGTTTACTTCCGTCGGCGGAAAAAATGTCCTCTTTTCTAGCCTTGGCAAGCGGCTCGTTTGACAGGTATCCGTCCGATTTACTGAATGAAGCATGGGAAGCTAAGATTTATCCTGACCATGGCTGGGGAGGTAACGGAGGAATCATGACGGATAATACATTTCAGCGTAAATATGAATTTGCTCTGGGGGTAGCCGAAAAGGTGATCGATGCGCAGGCCTCAACTTTGGCCTCGGGAGTGAAAACTGAGTCTGCCAAAGGGCGTGCGGTCGTTTTGTTCAATAATCTGTCTTTCGTCCGTACAGCTCCGGTGAGTATAGATGTTCGTTTTGAAGAAGGATATGCACGGCAATTGGCTGTTAAGGATTATCAGGGAACAGCTGTCCCCTCCCAACTGACCGGTGCTGTCTATTATCCGGATGGCTCGATAGAGAAAGCCCGGGTTCATTTTGTAGCTGAAAAGGTGCCTTCCATGGGACTGAAAACCTATTATCTGAATGCATCGGATGCTCTTGCCGACATTTCCCGACCGGCGGCCAGCGTGATAGAAAATAAATATTACCGGGTGGAACTGGTGAATGGAGGTATCAAACAGATCACGGATAAAGAGAGTGGCAGGCAATTGCTGAATACCGGTAAGTTTCTGGGTGGCGAGGTGATCACCATGCATTCGTATGGTAATGGTGCCGGAGAATTTGATGCGGTGCAGCAGCCGGATATGGAAGGTTTTGACAAAACGTCCGCTCATCCGTCGGCTTGGACGATCGTGGAGGAAGGTCCGGTCTTTTCTGCTTATAAGCTACGTACTCCTATCCGTAATGCCGTGATCGAACAGGTGATCCGTGTCTATCACCAGACTAAAAAGATTGATATGGATGTGGCTTTGCTGAATTGGGATGGTGTTATGTTCCGCGAATACCGTCAGATGTGGCCGCTGGCATTCAAACAGTCGGTCGTTTCTTACGAGGTTCCTTACGGTGCTTTGACTGTCGGGCAGGATGAGATGCCGGGAGCGGCAGGCGAACGTTATTATGTGGAGAACAAGAAACAGCGTCCGCGCGGTATAGGAAACTGGTTAAGTGCCACGGACGGGGAATGGGCTGTGACGTTAAGCTCGTCGGTTGCCGTTGCCGATTATGTCGATCCGACCGATAATCCGGTCGATTATACGGTGCTTCAGCCGATCTTACTGGCTTCCCGGAAGAGTTGCCATCCACTGGGGAATGATTTCTTTCAACCCGGAGATCATTTCTATCATTTCTCACTGACTTCACATCCGGCAGGAGGGCGGACAAGGGAAAAGTTCGGTTTGTCAGCCAATGAACCGCTGGTTGCTGTTTACAATCCGATAGCTTATAGTAATGCAGCTATTCCGGAACAGTATTCGTTTGTGTCGATCGATAATCCGAATGTGATCATTACGGCAGTAAAGAAATGCGAGGATGATAACAGCCTGATTATCCGTCTGTATAACTGTACGGATAAAGAAGAGAAAGTGATATTGGATCTGGCTGCCTCCCCGAAACAGATAATCCGTACAAACCTGATCGAGGAAGAGGATGTTCCGGTAGACGGGATTGTATTGGGTAAATATGCGATTGAAACTTATAAAATAATACTTTGA
- a CDS encoding GH92 family glycosyl hydrolase encodes MRMKQMKSGVMLLLAGIGLLGGCTSSKQEVSGEPESLVQYVEPRIGTAHCRWFHFAPGALPFGLAKPAPATNAHVGNKSGWEATGYDYRDTSIEGFPCLHEFQVGGIVLMPTEGPLKTVPGAVGSSGEGYRSAFDHADEIATAGYYSVLLKDYNITAELTATKRVAYQRFSFPESENSRILFDIGNRQGDSGPVQDAEIIITDDGLVEGWVTTLPEYSKKYQAGATVTMYFSARLDKKPDSFGTFIGEKVQEGARAVKGVGTGAYLTYKTTEGESITAQVGLSYTSVANARLNRETETDHGKLSFDEAREASHKTWEEYLGRIRVETPVREDKVKFYTGLYHAVLGRGLASDVNGAYPRNDGTCGQIPLKEGKPAFSFYNTDGIWGGQWNLIQVWALAYPEYLSDYVSTHLQVYKDAGWLGDGIACSRFVSGVGTNQLGNVIAAAYQCGIRDFDVETGYAAARKNELDGENRPMGAGKLDTDKFVKYGYVPHLDKGTGADEAWMFSASHTLEYSFGAYAVAQMAKQLGKTDDYEKLMDLSKGWERIYDPELNLIRPKTEDGRFIENFDPMQVWRGFQEGNAWQYTFYVPHDAKTLIGKMGEDVFNQRLDSIFLVSQKKIFSGGMEIDAFSGLQSLYNQGNQPCLHISWLFNESGRPDLTQKWVRAILDEFYGTDGIHGYGYGQDEDQGQLGAWFTISSIGLFDITGLSAADPSFSVGSPLFDKITIQLNETYYKGDSFVIEAKNNSKANTYVRKRLLNGEALDGLRIPFSTVTSGGRLELEMSALPVETN; translated from the coding sequence ATGAGAATGAAGCAAATGAAATCGGGGGTAATGCTCCTTTTGGCGGGAATAGGACTATTGGGGGGATGTACCTCTTCAAAACAGGAGGTGTCCGGAGAACCTGAATCTCTGGTACAATATGTAGAACCACGTATAGGAACGGCACATTGCCGCTGGTTCCATTTTGCTCCGGGGGCATTGCCTTTCGGATTGGCTAAACCGGCTCCGGCGACCAATGCACATGTGGGGAATAAATCAGGCTGGGAGGCTACCGGATATGATTACAGGGATACGTCGATAGAAGGATTCCCTTGTCTGCATGAATTTCAGGTGGGTGGTATCGTACTGATGCCGACGGAAGGCCCGTTGAAGACTGTACCCGGGGCGGTCGGTTCTTCCGGGGAAGGCTATCGTTCGGCTTTCGACCATGCGGACGAGATCGCTACAGCCGGTTATTATTCCGTTCTGTTGAAAGATTATAATATAACCGCGGAGCTGACGGCAACGAAACGGGTTGCTTACCAGCGTTTTTCATTTCCGGAAAGTGAAAATAGCCGTATATTGTTCGATATAGGTAACCGGCAGGGGGATAGCGGACCTGTACAGGATGCTGAGATTATCATTACTGACGATGGCTTGGTAGAAGGTTGGGTGACAACATTGCCCGAATACAGTAAAAAGTATCAGGCAGGAGCCACGGTCACCATGTATTTTTCTGCCCGGTTGGATAAAAAGCCTGATTCGTTCGGCACTTTCATCGGTGAAAAGGTGCAGGAAGGGGCACGTGCCGTCAAAGGTGTCGGAACCGGAGCCTATCTGACTTATAAAACGACTGAGGGAGAATCCATTACTGCCCAGGTCGGTTTGTCGTATACTTCTGTGGCAAATGCCCGTTTGAACCGGGAGACAGAGACGGATCACGGAAAACTTTCATTCGATGAGGCCCGCGAAGCTTCCCATAAAACCTGGGAGGAGTATTTGGGTCGTATCCGGGTGGAAACGCCGGTTCGTGAAGATAAGGTGAAATTTTATACCGGGTTGTATCATGCCGTATTGGGACGCGGATTGGCCAGCGATGTCAACGGGGCTTATCCCCGCAATGACGGAACTTGCGGACAAATACCTTTGAAAGAGGGTAAACCTGCGTTTTCTTTTTATAATACCGATGGTATCTGGGGTGGGCAATGGAATCTGATACAGGTTTGGGCACTGGCTTATCCGGAGTACCTGTCTGATTATGTGAGCACTCATCTACAGGTATATAAAGATGCCGGTTGGTTGGGAGACGGGATTGCTTGCAGCCGTTTTGTATCCGGGGTAGGAACGAATCAGCTGGGGAATGTGATCGCTGCCGCTTATCAGTGCGGTATACGTGACTTTGATGTGGAGACAGGGTATGCTGCTGCCCGTAAGAATGAATTGGATGGTGAAAACCGTCCGATGGGGGCGGGTAAGCTGGATACGGATAAGTTCGTGAAGTATGGATACGTGCCTCATCTGGACAAAGGGACCGGGGCTGATGAAGCCTGGATGTTCTCTGCTTCACATACGCTGGAGTATTCTTTTGGTGCTTATGCCGTTGCCCAGATGGCTAAACAGTTAGGTAAGACGGACGATTATGAGAAGTTGATGGATCTGTCGAAAGGCTGGGAACGTATCTATGACCCTGAACTGAACTTGATCCGCCCTAAAACGGAGGACGGGCGTTTTATCGAAAATTTCGACCCGATGCAGGTCTGGCGCGGATTCCAGGAAGGGAATGCCTGGCAGTATACTTTCTATGTGCCTCATGATGCTAAAACATTGATCGGGAAGATGGGAGAGGATGTCTTTAACCAGCGGTTGGATAGCATCTTCCTCGTTTCTCAGAAAAAGATATTCAGCGGAGGAATGGAAATCGATGCATTTTCGGGTCTGCAGTCTTTGTATAATCAGGGGAACCAGCCTTGTCTGCATATTTCCTGGTTGTTTAACGAATCCGGTCGTCCGGACTTGACTCAGAAATGGGTGAGAGCTATTTTAGATGAATTTTACGGGACAGACGGGATACATGGTTATGGCTACGGACAGGATGAGGATCAGGGGCAGCTGGGTGCCTGGTTCACGATCTCTTCGATTGGGCTTTTCGATATTACCGGGTTATCTGCTGCGGATCCCTCTTTTTCCGTGGGGAGCCCGTTGTTCGATAAGATAACCATACAGCTGAATGAAACATATTATAAAGGCGATTCATTTGTCATCGAAGCAAAGAATAACAGCAAGGCAAATACCTATGTACGGAAACGGTTGTTGAACGGGGAAGCGTTGGACGGGTTACGTATTCCTTTCAGTACGGTTACTTCCGGCGGTCGTTTGGAGCTGGAAATGTCTGCTTTGCCTGTAGAGACGAATTAA
- a CDS encoding RNA polymerase sigma-70 factor: MEVNREAEYMEKLGQGDHKSFDALFVLYHPRVKNFLLGFVKDEEEACDMAQDIFFKVWTNRESISRVSSLKAYLYRMARNMVYDYFEHSLVKENYEQKIQLSSNGYSDLIEEDIYAKELSLLIDIAIEQMPEQRRRIFKMSRKDGLSNEEISLKLEINKRTVENHITQALADLREILKNTSLLLF; the protein is encoded by the coding sequence ATGGAGGTCAATCGGGAAGCTGAATATATGGAAAAACTGGGACAGGGGGATCATAAATCGTTTGATGCCCTGTTCGTATTATATCATCCGAGAGTGAAGAACTTCTTATTGGGGTTTGTCAAGGATGAGGAAGAAGCTTGCGATATGGCACAAGATATTTTCTTTAAGGTCTGGACGAATCGCGAAAGTATCTCCCGGGTCAGTTCCCTGAAAGCTTATCTTTACCGGATGGCACGGAATATGGTATATGATTATTTTGAGCACAGCCTGGTGAAAGAAAATTATGAACAGAAAATCCAATTGTCTTCTAACGGGTATTCGGATCTGATCGAGGAAGATATTTACGCCAAGGAGTTGTCTCTCCTGATCGATATCGCTATTGAACAGATGCCGGAACAGCGGCGGCGTATTTTTAAGATGAGCCGGAAAGACGGGTTGTCGAATGAAGAAATCTCCCTGAAATTGGAAATAAACAAACGGACTGTTGAAAACCATATAACACAAGCTCTTGCCGACTTGCGTGAGATTCTGAAAAATACTTCTTTATTGCTTTTTTGA
- a CDS encoding FecR family protein, with product MANRTIHTLISKFFGNDLPEAVQHAFGKWFIGGAHQQEKEEAMQVLWEEVPAQADERTLEELNKIHDRIQKNSHPAAKRTLHRLLIRAAAILLLPLIGAASAYFVMQHQPEVLEPEWAECFVPNGEKKQITLSDGSEVWLNSGSLLVYSAKFEGSRRSIYLNGEASFKVAKDPEKPFIVKTGHMEIEALGTVFNVEAYSDSELTIATLEEGKVRVDTDLAKGEPIILHPDEQVVYNSQLKTVSKTVVDAGRVLQWKHGYLTFQGASFDYIVKTIERKYDVTINYETGKFAGRSFTMKFRPDEGLIQVLDILKEMVNGLNYRMKGNIIYIN from the coding sequence ATGGCAAATAGAACAATACATACATTAATCTCGAAATTCTTCGGAAATGATCTTCCGGAAGCTGTTCAGCATGCTTTCGGTAAATGGTTCATAGGAGGAGCGCATCAGCAGGAAAAAGAAGAGGCCATGCAGGTGCTTTGGGAAGAGGTGCCGGCACAGGCGGATGAGCGGACGCTGGAGGAATTGAATAAAATCCATGATCGTATACAAAAAAATTCACATCCGGCGGCAAAACGAACTTTGCATCGGCTGCTTATACGGGCCGCAGCTATTTTACTGTTGCCGTTGATCGGTGCTGCCAGTGCTTATTTTGTTATGCAGCATCAGCCGGAGGTGCTCGAACCCGAATGGGCGGAATGTTTTGTCCCGAATGGTGAAAAGAAACAGATCACACTGTCTGACGGTTCTGAGGTTTGGTTGAATTCCGGTTCGTTACTGGTTTATTCTGCCAAGTTTGAAGGTAGCCGGCGTTCGATTTACCTGAACGGGGAGGCGAGTTTCAAAGTGGCCAAGGATCCGGAGAAACCGTTTATTGTAAAAACCGGTCATATGGAAATAGAGGCTTTGGGTACGGTCTTTAATGTGGAAGCTTATTCGGATTCCGAACTGACCATTGCGACATTGGAGGAGGGGAAGGTCCGGGTCGATACGGATCTGGCAAAAGGTGAGCCTATTATTTTGCATCCGGATGAGCAGGTGGTGTACAACAGCCAGCTGAAAACGGTTTCAAAAACGGTGGTGGATGCCGGCAGGGTTCTACAGTGGAAACATGGTTACCTGACGTTTCAGGGGGCTTCTTTCGATTATATTGTAAAAACGATCGAACGGAAGTATGATGTTACGATCAATTATGAAACGGGAAAGTTTGCGGGACGTAGTTTTACCATGAAATTCAGACCGGATGAGGGATTGATCCAGGTGTTGGATATCTTGAAAGAGATGGTGAACGGATTGAATTACAGGATGAAAGGTAATATAATATACATCAACTAA
- a CDS encoding TonB-dependent receptor, which yields MEIYLKTQRNKRNSLFRVSIMSFLFFFLQYSIIWGQNVTFSGTSLTVKKAFTEIEKQTDMSVDYDESVLNIHKKINVSTDSRGLDEALNLILQGTGCSYVIKNNHIVISAEAKEQDKNNDNTLVITGTITDEHGDPIIGANVMERGTTNGCISDINGGYSLNVKSNSVLQISYIGYITKEIAVNNQKVVNVRLIEDTQNLDEVVVVGYGVQKKVNLTGAVSVVKGEEMTKRPVTNATSMLQGQIPGLRVVNGSGQSGNNKVSLRVRGQGTYSDAGSDPLVLINGVPGDLSALDPNAIESISVLKDAASAAVYGARAANGVVLVTTKTGINKKTSISYSGNFAVYSPTRMLKVVTNSVDYMNLWNEAKANSGISSGLYPQDVIDQYKNARPGDPEYPNYDWLGEHIHSAFSHNHNVAVSGGSEKMSYNVSMYYADENGTMDGHGYKKYNFTADLQSQITKWMKFGSYVGFMRGDRKRPYEGGVDGSFTSIFAQAPTYGPQRTDGSWVYKAYPWESNNKNVIALVGNDALRKNTSYDVNAQVWLTIDIAKGLSWHTKGAVRMIAEREKEWRPLVNLYNYHTGEYMNELDVGAKGLNSNDYHTFYTYLYSYLKYDVSTKDRNHNFGLQLGYSQETNDYDWLKGYRKDFPFPLTEIDAGSKELQEAEGNLEQWSLMGVFGRFNYNYKERYLFEANFRYDGSSRINPDDRWGIFPSFSAGWRLTEEQFMQNLHWSWLNSLKVRASWGQLGNQNIGVYPYQAVMENEGNYTFDNSSLSTGYAQTKYANRNITWETTTVTDIGLEATVFNGLNVTFDWYKKSTKDILRNAQVTGSLGLEAPVINNGEMENKGFEVNVQYVNNIKGGLFKGLTYNAGFYFDRNRNKVTKFGSEEISGHYLRKEGLPYNSYYMLDCIGIFKDEEDVKNSPKQFNDNTLPGDLKYRDVNNDGVIDNDDRMVIDGRFPKFEYAVNLSANWKGFDVSILMQGVEGKKHYVTDWGLQPFRQGSAPTIDYVKYRWTEDNPDNAKYPRMYFDNFGGSKNTRKNSYFLKDASYLRLKNVTIGYTIPAELTRKLLVERIRVFFSGDNLATITNYPELDPEREDDGRFVAYPQNKICSFGINVQF from the coding sequence ATGGAAATATACCTGAAAACACAACGGAATAAACGGAATAGTTTGTTCCGGGTATCAATAATGTCTTTTCTTTTCTTCTTCTTGCAGTATTCCATAATTTGGGGACAGAATGTTACTTTCTCCGGAACTAGTCTGACCGTTAAAAAAGCATTTACAGAAATCGAGAAACAAACGGATATGTCGGTCGATTATGATGAGTCAGTTCTGAATATTCACAAGAAAATAAATGTATCTACCGATAGCAGAGGGCTGGATGAGGCATTGAATCTGATTTTGCAGGGAACAGGTTGTTCTTATGTGATCAAAAATAATCATATAGTTATTTCTGCAGAAGCGAAAGAACAGGATAAGAACAATGATAATACATTGGTGATAACCGGTACCATAACAGACGAACATGGAGATCCTATCATAGGTGCGAATGTGATGGAGAGAGGTACAACCAATGGCTGTATTTCTGATATAAACGGTGGTTACTCTTTGAATGTTAAGAGTAATTCTGTTCTTCAGATATCCTATATAGGTTATATCACGAAAGAAATTGCGGTGAATAACCAGAAAGTAGTCAATGTCCGTTTGATAGAAGACACACAGAATCTGGATGAAGTAGTCGTTGTCGGTTACGGTGTACAGAAGAAAGTGAATCTGACCGGTGCTGTTTCAGTAGTGAAAGGGGAGGAAATGACCAAGCGTCCTGTAACCAATGCTACTTCCATGCTGCAGGGGCAGATTCCTGGTTTACGTGTCGTGAACGGTTCGGGACAGTCCGGAAATAATAAGGTGAGTTTGCGTGTACGTGGTCAAGGTACATATTCTGATGCGGGCTCTGATCCGTTAGTATTGATAAATGGCGTTCCGGGAGATCTTTCCGCACTAGATCCTAATGCCATAGAAAGTATATCTGTGCTGAAGGATGCTGCTTCTGCAGCTGTATATGGGGCACGTGCAGCGAACGGTGTTGTGCTGGTGACAACCAAGACTGGTATAAATAAAAAGACATCGATCAGTTACTCGGGAAATTTTGCCGTTTATTCTCCGACTCGAATGTTGAAGGTTGTAACTAATTCGGTTGATTATATGAATTTGTGGAATGAGGCGAAGGCAAATTCCGGAATATCTTCCGGCTTATATCCGCAGGATGTCATTGATCAATATAAAAATGCGCGACCGGGCGATCCGGAATATCCTAATTATGATTGGTTGGGAGAACATATTCACAGTGCATTCTCTCATAATCATAACGTGGCCGTTTCAGGAGGTTCTGAAAAGATGTCCTATAATGTCTCTATGTATTATGCCGATGAGAATGGAACAATGGATGGACATGGATATAAGAAGTATAATTTTACGGCTGATTTACAGAGCCAGATAACCAAATGGATGAAATTCGGTTCGTATGTTGGTTTTATGCGTGGAGATAGAAAACGTCCTTATGAGGGAGGTGTGGACGGAAGTTTTACTTCTATTTTTGCACAGGCTCCGACTTATGGTCCACAGCGTACTGACGGTTCATGGGTTTATAAAGCTTATCCATGGGAAAGTAACAATAAGAATGTGATTGCTTTGGTTGGAAATGATGCCTTACGTAAAAATACGAGTTATGATGTGAATGCGCAGGTATGGCTGACAATTGATATTGCCAAAGGATTATCATGGCATACCAAAGGTGCAGTCCGTATGATTGCTGAAAGAGAAAAGGAATGGCGTCCGCTGGTAAATCTTTACAATTATCATACAGGCGAGTACATGAATGAGTTGGATGTCGGTGCAAAGGGATTGAACTCGAATGATTATCATACATTCTATACTTATTTGTATTCTTATTTGAAATATGATGTATCTACAAAAGATCGGAATCATAACTTTGGTCTTCAGTTAGGATATTCACAGGAAACGAATGATTATGACTGGCTGAAGGGATATAGAAAAGATTTTCCGTTCCCGTTGACAGAGATCGATGCCGGATCAAAGGAACTGCAGGAAGCTGAAGGAAATCTGGAACAATGGTCATTGATGGGAGTTTTCGGACGTTTTAATTACAATTACAAAGAGCGTTACCTGTTTGAAGCTAATTTCCGTTATGATGGTTCATCCCGTATCAATCCCGATGACAGATGGGGTATATTCCCTTCTTTCTCTGCCGGTTGGAGACTAACAGAAGAACAATTCATGCAAAATCTTCATTGGTCGTGGTTGAACAGTCTGAAAGTGAGAGCTTCGTGGGGACAGTTAGGTAATCAAAATATAGGTGTATATCCTTATCAGGCTGTTATGGAAAATGAAGGAAATTATACATTCGATAATTCGTCTTTATCCACAGGGTATGCACAAACAAAATATGCGAACCGAAACATTACCTGGGAGACAACGACTGTGACAGATATAGGTTTGGAAGCTACGGTTTTTAATGGACTGAATGTTACATTTGACTGGTATAAAAAAAGCACGAAAGATATTCTTCGTAATGCCCAGGTGACAGGTTCTTTAGGATTGGAGGCTCCTGTTATTAATAATGGTGAGATGGAAAATAAAGGGTTTGAAGTAAATGTACAGTATGTGAATAATATCAAAGGTGGTCTTTTCAAAGGATTGACATATAATGCCGGTTTCTATTTCGATCGCAACAGGAATAAGGTAACTAAGTTTGGTTCTGAAGAAATTTCCGGACATTATCTGCGTAAAGAGGGGTTACCTTATAACTCTTATTATATGCTGGATTGTATAGGGATTTTCAAAGACGAAGAAGATGTGAAGAATTCTCCGAAACAGTTCAATGATAATACATTGCCGGGTGATTTGAAGTACCGTGATGTGAATAATGACGGTGTGATCGATAATGATGACCGTATGGTGATAGACGGACGCTTCCCGAAATTTGAATATGCAGTAAACTTATCGGCTAACTGGAAAGGATTTGATGTCTCTATTTTGATGCAGGGGGTTGAAGGTAAGAAACATTACGTGACAGATTGGGGATTACAGCCGTTCCGTCAGGGAAGTGCACCGACAATCGATTATGTGAAATACCGCTGGACGGAAGACAATCCTGATAATGCGAAATATCCCAGAATGTATTTTGATAACTTTGGTGGCAGTAAGAATACGAGAAAAAATTCATACTTCCTGAAAGATGCTTCTTATTTACGTTTGAAGAATGTTACGATCGGTTATACGATCCCTGCTGAGCTGACGAGAAAATTATTGGTAGAACGGATACGTGTATTTTTCTCCGGTGATAACCTGGCGACGATCACTAATTATCCGGAATTAGACCCTGAAAGAGAAGATGACGGTCGTTTCGTCGCTTATCCTCAGAATAAGATTTGTTCATTTGGTATTAACGTCCAATTTTAA